GGCTCGATCGAGTACTTGATCGTGTGGCCGCCGCTCGTGTACGCGCCGTGATAGGCGCAGTAGGCCAGATGCGGTCCGCCGCAGGATGTCGACGTTCCATCGGAGGAATACGAGGTGGGCGGGATGAAGACCTCGTAGATCGCTTCGTTGTTGAACGTGTGGGTCGAGAGGTATTTGTTCACTTCGCCCTGAACCGCCGAGTCGGTGACGTTGGTCGGCGGCGCCGAGGTATCGTACCAATCACCGCCAGAGTTCAGGAGCGTCGAGAGGCCGATGTACCGGGTCGAGCCGGTCGTCGTGTCGTAGTACTGGGTGATGACGCCGTAGTGAGAGTTGGTTCCGAACTGCTGAAAAAAGCCGTTCATCGCGGTTCGCTCGCTCGCGCCGGTGCCGCTTCCCCAGTAGGAGCCCCAGTAGATCGGGACCACCTTCGCAAGATTCAGGATGTCGCCGCCGTGATAGCTGAGCTGATTGTTGTTCCGGCTGGGACGCGCCGAATGCGCCCGGGTCGGGGTTTCATGGACCCAGTGGCCGTTGGTTTCCTTCATGGCAGCCATTCCGGCCGTCGCGAAAGCGAGAGCGGCCCCGAAAACCAGTAGCTTCTTCATTTCCCGAGCTCCTCCTCCGAATGCAATTCCGCCTGTTGGGCAAGTCGGACATCGGCTCGTCGCGGGCGGTGAATTGCCGGAAAGTATGATGGCGGTGCCACTATCGGTCAAGGACTATTTTCGTCCTGTTTTCAACAATTTGAAAAAATTACCCTGATCATGGCCTTCTCGGAGCGGCGGGGCTACCATTCGTCGGAGTGAAGATCGATCCGGACAGCACCCAGAGCTCGCGCGCCCGCTTCATCGCGGCCGCTCGCGAGCTCTTCCTCGTGCACGGTTACGACGGCGCATCGACGGCGCTGATCGCGCGCGAGGCGGGCTCGGCGGAGACGCAGATGGTCCGGCTCTTCGGCGGCAAGGCGGGCCTGCTCGAAGAGGTCTTCAACGAGAGCTGGCGCCCGCTCAACGAGAAGCTCGAGGGGATCGCCTCCGGCGCCCGGAGCGGCCGGGAAGCGATCCTGAAGGTGCTCGCGACGATGATCGCGGCGTTCGACGCGGACCCGAACCTCGCGTTCCTCGTCCTCCTCGAGGAAAGGCGCGTCCGGGGAGACGGAAGGGTCGTGAGCATCTCGCGGGGCCTGTCGGATTTCTCCGGCCTCGTCGACCTCCTGATCCTGCGGGGGCAGCGGGACGAAAGCCTCGCCGTCTCGCTTGATCACGCGGCATTGCGGTCGGCCCTGATGGGAGCGGCCGAGGCGATGATCCGCGACCGCGCGATC
This genomic stretch from Thermoanaerobaculia bacterium harbors:
- a CDS encoding TetR/AcrR family transcriptional regulator produces the protein MKIDPDSTQSSRARFIAAARELFLVHGYDGASTALIAREAGSAETQMVRLFGGKAGLLEEVFNESWRPLNEKLEGIASGARSGREAILKVLATMIAAFDADPNLAFLVLLEERRVRGDGRVVSISRGLSDFSGLVDLLILRGQRDESLAVSLDHAALRSALMGAAEAMIRDRAIARREGKTDSFSRSSIRSVFELLLGGVARDS